AAGGTAAACCATTGGTTTTATGACGCTTTCCAACCTTTTGGCGTACGCCAATTCATCCGCTCCCAAATTTATAGGCTTTATTGGCATCTTTTCAATTTGGGGAAGTTTGCCGGTGATCATTCCACATATTATGCTTATCTTCCGAGCCGCGTCCATTCCCATTATATCGTCTGTGGGATCTTGCTCGGCATATCCTTCTTGTTGGGCTATTTCTATCGCTTTTTCCATGGACATTCCTCTGCTCATTTTGAAAAGAACAAAATTGGAAGTTGCGTTGAGAATCCCGTAAACTCGCTTTATCTTTCCAAACGAGTGGTACCTGACGTTTCTCAAAGCCGGCATTCCTCCACCAACGCTTGCACTGAAAAGCACTTTTCTTCCTCTTTCTTTTGCAAACTTGAGAATCTCAACACCTTTAGAGGCTATCAAAGCTTTGTTTGCCGTTACGACATCTTTGCCCTTTTCCAACGACTCCATAATGAGTTCATAGGCAAAATCCGTTCCGCCCACCGTTTCAATCACGATGTCCACGTCATCTATCAATTCTTCAACGCTTGAAGCTATCTTGGAAGTTGGAACGTTGTGAAGATGGTATTTGCTTTGAGACCTGTTTAAGACTTTTGATATCTGAAACTCTTTTCTATCGATTGCCAGATCGTAAAATCCACCACCAACGGTTCCTAGACCGACAACACCTATCTTTTTCAATGTTTGTATCTCCTTTTACCGGTAAAAATCAATTTCATCTTTGATTCTTCCAACTTTTCTCTAACGACTTTATC
The DNA window shown above is from Mesoaciditoga lauensis cd-1655R = DSM 25116 and carries:
- a CDS encoding homoserine dehydrogenase — encoded protein: MKKIGVVGLGTVGGGFYDLAIDRKEFQISKVLNRSQSKYHLHNVPTSKIASSVEELIDDVDIVIETVGGTDFAYELIMESLEKGKDVVTANKALIASKGVEILKFAKERGRKVLFSASVGGGMPALRNVRYHSFGKIKRVYGILNATSNFVLFKMSRGMSMEKAIEIAQQEGYAEQDPTDDIMGMDAARKISIICGMITGKLPQIEKMPIKPINLGADELAYAKRLESVIKPMVYLSLEEKKMKIFVGPLAIPSYSRIAEIDGTENCLVIEGESGTNFISGVGAGKNPTAFAVLADVFSIINEETYRFEFNGYVSDKLNEPPFGEFKSLKIFRPSI